A genomic region of Desulfovibrio aminophilus contains the following coding sequences:
- the cytX gene encoding putative hydroxymethylpyrimidine transporter CytX encodes MDGSKSLSFLGLFALWFGAAVSVAEILTGGLLADIGLERGLWAVALGHLAGMLPFALAAWAGFRERLPAIACTRVSFGARGSWIVSLLNVLQLVGWTAVMIQQGGLAVNALTTSIWGLSAPILAPVLLGGLVGLWVCLRQSGLHILNLAAVGLLFCLTVALSVVVFGSAPSSAPAAPVGSFGLGFELSIIMPLSWLPLVADYTSQARSRPAAWLAPCLGYFLGSCWMYAIGLLGALRTGSADPSGMMLAAGLGGVALAVIILATVTTTFLDVYSAAVSLRNILPGLNRRAVSGVVALLGTALAVLAPSDAYIDFLYLLGSVFAPVAAVFLTDYFLARADSRGRVADPLALASLAAGVLIYQLLSGRDLPIGPTLATMLLTATLHLALRTAERGLRKDRDNGQAVTRGAA; translated from the coding sequence GTGGACGGCTCGAAATCCCTTTCCTTTCTCGGGCTCTTCGCCCTCTGGTTCGGCGCGGCCGTGTCCGTGGCCGAAATCCTCACCGGCGGCCTGTTGGCCGACATCGGCCTGGAGCGCGGCCTGTGGGCCGTGGCCCTGGGCCACCTGGCGGGCATGCTGCCCTTCGCCCTGGCCGCCTGGGCGGGCTTCCGCGAACGCCTCCCGGCCATCGCCTGCACCCGCGTCTCCTTCGGCGCGCGCGGCTCCTGGATCGTCTCCCTGTTGAACGTCCTCCAACTGGTGGGCTGGACCGCCGTGATGATCCAGCAGGGCGGCCTGGCCGTGAACGCCCTGACGACCTCGATCTGGGGCCTGTCCGCGCCGATCCTGGCCCCGGTGCTCCTGGGCGGGCTCGTGGGCCTCTGGGTCTGCCTCCGGCAAAGCGGCCTGCACATCCTCAACTTGGCCGCCGTGGGACTGCTCTTCTGCCTGACCGTGGCGCTCAGCGTCGTGGTCTTCGGCTCCGCGCCGTCCTCGGCCCCGGCCGCGCCCGTCGGAAGCTTCGGCCTGGGCTTCGAGCTGTCCATCATCATGCCCCTGTCCTGGCTGCCGCTGGTGGCCGACTACACGAGCCAGGCGCGCAGCCGTCCGGCGGCCTGGCTCGCGCCCTGCCTGGGCTACTTCCTGGGCAGCTGCTGGATGTACGCCATCGGCCTGCTTGGAGCCCTGCGCACGGGCTCGGCCGATCCCTCGGGCATGATGCTGGCCGCCGGGCTCGGCGGCGTGGCCCTGGCCGTCATCATCCTGGCCACCGTGACCACCACCTTCCTGGACGTCTACTCGGCGGCCGTGTCCCTGCGGAACATCCTGCCCGGCCTGAACCGGCGAGCCGTGTCCGGGGTCGTGGCCCTGCTCGGCACGGCCCTGGCCGTGCTGGCCCCCAGCGACGCCTACATCGACTTCCTTTATCTGCTGGGCTCGGTCTTCGCCCCGGTGGCGGCCGTGTTCCTGACGGACTACTTCCTGGCCCGCGCGGACAGCCGGGGCCGGGTCGCGGACCCCCTGGCCCTGGCTTCCCTGGCCGCCGGGGTCCTGATCTACCAGCTTCTTTCCGGCCGCGACCTGCCCATCGGGCCGACGCTGGCCACCATGCTTCTCACCGCAACCCTGCACCTGGCCCTGCGGACCGCCGAGCGCGGCCTGCGCAAGGACCGCGACAACGGTCAGGCAGTCACACGAGGCGCCGCATGA
- the thiM gene encoding hydroxyethylthiazole kinase → MNDPVIVWTDVVRIRRANPLVLNVTNNVVTNITANALLALGASPAMSHAAEDAKELAWLAQAVVLNIGTPAADYVESMFAAGASAREKGIPVILDPVAAGATAYRRRLCRDLLENVRPSVIRGNASEIMALAGENAVSKGADSVHGSGEARSAARSLARAHSCVVCVSGAVDYVTDGKTTLAVSNGVELMTKVTGLGCTATALIGAFTAVNADRLTATAHAMAVMGLAGELAAQGASGPGTLEARFLDALYTLDEAAVAAGARLEAA, encoded by the coding sequence ATGAACGATCCCGTCATCGTCTGGACCGACGTGGTCCGCATCCGCCGGGCCAATCCCCTGGTCCTCAACGTGACCAACAACGTGGTCACCAACATCACGGCCAACGCCCTGCTGGCCCTGGGGGCCTCCCCGGCCATGTCCCACGCCGCCGAGGACGCCAAGGAACTGGCCTGGCTGGCCCAGGCCGTGGTCCTGAACATCGGCACCCCGGCGGCGGACTACGTGGAGAGCATGTTCGCGGCCGGGGCCTCGGCCCGGGAGAAGGGCATTCCCGTGATCCTGGACCCCGTGGCCGCCGGGGCCACGGCCTACCGCCGCCGCCTCTGCCGCGATTTGCTGGAGAACGTGCGGCCGTCCGTGATCCGGGGCAACGCCTCGGAGATCATGGCCCTGGCCGGGGAAAACGCGGTCTCCAAGGGCGCGGACAGCGTGCACGGCAGCGGCGAGGCCCGCTCCGCGGCGCGCTCCCTGGCCCGCGCGCACTCCTGCGTGGTCTGCGTGAGCGGGGCCGTGGACTACGTGACCGACGGCAAGACGACCCTGGCCGTGTCCAACGGCGTGGAGCTGATGACCAAGGTGACGGGCCTGGGCTGCACGGCCACGGCCCTGATCGGGGCCTTCACGGCGGTGAACGCCGACCGCCTGACCGCCACGGCCCACGCCATGGCCGTCATGGGCCTGGCCGGAGAACTGGCCGCCCAGGGCGCGTCTGGCCCCGGCACCCTCGAAGCCCGCTTCCTGGACGCCCTCTACACCCTGGACGAGGCGGCCGTGGCCGCCGGCGCCCGCCTGGAGGCCGCATGA
- the thiE gene encoding thiamine phosphate synthase: protein MRPGPDYSLYLVTDRPACLGRDLLDVVALAVRAGTGVVQVREKSCQTREFVELARALKALLDPLGLPLIINDRVDVALAVDAAGVHVGQKDMAASDARALIGPDKLLGLSVNTFEEARAAEALDVDYLGVGPIFPTATKADAGPVFGVDNLARLRASTRRPLVAIGGIGADNAESVAAAGADGLAVVSAICSAPDPGAASSRILAAVRRGRNR, encoded by the coding sequence ATGAGGCCCGGCCCGGACTATTCGCTCTATCTCGTCACCGACCGCCCGGCTTGCCTGGGCCGCGACCTCCTGGACGTGGTGGCCCTGGCCGTGCGCGCCGGGACCGGCGTGGTCCAGGTGCGCGAGAAGTCCTGCCAGACCAGGGAGTTCGTGGAGCTGGCCCGGGCCCTCAAGGCCCTGCTCGATCCCCTGGGCCTGCCGCTGATCATCAACGACCGGGTGGACGTGGCCCTGGCCGTGGACGCGGCCGGGGTGCACGTGGGCCAGAAGGACATGGCCGCCTCGGACGCGCGCGCCCTGATCGGGCCGGACAAGCTCCTGGGCCTGTCCGTGAACACCTTCGAGGAGGCCCGCGCGGCCGAGGCACTGGACGTGGACTACCTGGGCGTGGGGCCCATCTTTCCCACCGCCACCAAGGCCGACGCCGGTCCGGTCTTCGGGGTGGACAACCTGGCCCGCCTGCGCGCGTCCACGCGGCGGCCCCTGGTGGCCATCGGCGGCATCGGCGCGGACAACGCCGAGTCCGTGGCCGCGGCCGGGGCCGACGGGCTGGCCGTTGTTTCGGCGATCTGCTCGGCCCCGGACCCCGGGGCCGCCTCGTCCCGCATCCTGGCCGCCGTCCGGCGCGGCCGCAACCGCTGA
- a CDS encoding sulfide-dependent adenosine diphosphate thiazole synthase, with amino-acid sequence MTVVNERLVSRAIIERWCEKFTNCLELDVAVVGGGPSGMLAAWKLAERGCKVALFERKLSLGGGMWGGGMTYNFIVVQDAGKRLLEELGVPTRPYGEGYHTADAVTATTTLASRACLAGTQVFNCLSVEDVVLREEEGVRRVTGLVVNSTPVEMTGLHVDPLVVHCRAVIEATGHAVEVLKTLTRKNDVRLNTPDGRIAGEQSMWADKAEADTLENTREIFPGVWVAGMAANASFGSYRMGPIFGGMLLSGEKVAEDIAARLGGH; translated from the coding sequence ATGACCGTGGTGAACGAGCGCCTGGTGAGCCGGGCGATCATTGAGCGCTGGTGCGAGAAGTTCACGAACTGCCTGGAACTGGACGTGGCCGTGGTGGGCGGCGGGCCTTCCGGCATGCTGGCGGCCTGGAAGCTGGCCGAACGCGGCTGCAAGGTGGCCCTGTTCGAGCGCAAGCTCTCCCTGGGCGGCGGCATGTGGGGCGGCGGCATGACCTACAACTTCATCGTGGTCCAGGACGCGGGCAAGCGCCTGCTGGAGGAGCTGGGCGTGCCCACCCGGCCCTACGGCGAGGGCTACCACACCGCCGACGCCGTGACCGCCACCACGACCCTGGCCTCCCGGGCCTGTCTGGCCGGAACCCAGGTCTTCAACTGCCTCTCCGTGGAGGACGTGGTCCTGCGCGAGGAGGAGGGGGTCCGGCGCGTGACCGGCCTAGTGGTCAACTCCACGCCGGTGGAGATGACCGGCCTGCACGTGGACCCGCTGGTGGTCCACTGCCGCGCGGTCATCGAGGCCACGGGCCACGCCGTGGAGGTGCTCAAGACCCTGACCCGCAAGAACGACGTGCGCCTGAACACGCCCGACGGCCGCATCGCGGGCGAGCAGTCCATGTGGGCCGACAAGGCCGAGGCGGACACCCTGGAGAACACCCGCGAGATCTTCCCCGGCGTCTGGGTGGCGGGCATGGCCGCCAACGCCAGCTTCGGCTCCTACCGCATGGGGCCGATCTTCGGCGGCATGCTCCTCTCCGGCGAGAAGGTGGCCGAAGACATCGCCGCGCGCCTCGGGGGCCATTGA
- a CDS encoding HdeA/HdeB family chaperone, which translates to MRRALGVLLLAAALFTPVPAFAQQAAPVQVVDMKTYTCQEFLREQQLGMVLTLFWLDGYASAKSGGSMVIDSAVLDRYGAIMVRQCSKTPSAKVFDVFRASVRP; encoded by the coding sequence ATGCGCCGCGCCCTCGGCGTCCTGTTGCTCGCCGCCGCCCTGTTCACGCCCGTCCCGGCCTTCGCCCAGCAGGCCGCGCCCGTCCAGGTGGTGGACATGAAGACCTACACCTGCCAGGAGTTCCTGCGCGAGCAGCAACTCGGCATGGTCCTGACCCTGTTCTGGCTCGACGGCTACGCCAGCGCCAAGTCCGGGGGAAGCATGGTCATTGATTCCGCGGTCCTGGACCGCTACGGCGCGATCATGGTCCGCCAGTGCTCCAAGACGCCCTCGGCCAAGGTGTTCGATGTCTTCCGCGCCTCCGTCCGGCCCTGA
- a CDS encoding alpha/beta hydrolase has translation MSSAPPSGPDPAVDPASLALHPFIRDLVDRLLAASPLAASGPEAMRRANDPVARALFGQARPVERVEDRVISHGGLSLSARIFIPASARGALVYLHGGGYVLGGPEVYDSLCRNLALDVGCAVVCPDYRLAPEHKFPAAVEDAYAALAWTAREFGGPVALAGDSAGATLCLAACLLAGDRGGPRPVGQVLAFPCADMSSFGTESHRRYGRGLFLTVELLAFFRDCYLSDPAQARDPLVSPLLAPDLSHQPPTRLILAEHDLLRDEALALARRLREAGAPCEATVQPGMIHGFFGMHGIGPKENGLAEAASFLRRVLSGENP, from the coding sequence ATGTCTTCCGCGCCTCCGTCCGGCCCTGATCCGGCGGTCGATCCCGCATCCCTGGCCCTGCATCCGTTCATCCGCGACCTGGTGGACCGGCTGTTGGCCGCGAGCCCCCTGGCCGCCTCGGGCCCGGAGGCCATGCGCCGGGCCAACGACCCCGTGGCCCGCGCCCTGTTCGGCCAGGCCCGGCCCGTGGAGCGGGTGGAGGACCGAGTCATCTCCCACGGCGGACTGTCCCTGTCCGCGCGGATTTTCATTCCGGCCTCGGCCAGGGGCGCGCTCGTCTATCTCCACGGCGGGGGCTACGTGCTGGGCGGTCCGGAGGTCTACGACAGCCTGTGCCGCAACCTGGCCCTGGACGTCGGCTGCGCCGTGGTCTGCCCGGACTACCGCCTGGCCCCGGAACACAAGTTCCCGGCGGCCGTGGAGGATGCCTACGCCGCCCTGGCCTGGACCGCGCGCGAGTTCGGCGGACCCGTGGCCCTGGCCGGGGACAGCGCCGGAGCGACCTTGTGCCTGGCCGCCTGCCTCCTCGCGGGGGACCGGGGCGGCCCCCGGCCCGTGGGCCAGGTGCTGGCCTTCCCCTGCGCGGACATGTCCTCCTTCGGCACCGAATCCCACCGCCGCTACGGCCGGGGCCTGTTCCTGACCGTCGAGCTGCTGGCCTTCTTCCGGGACTGCTACCTGTCCGATCCGGCCCAGGCCCGTGACCCCCTGGTCTCGCCCCTGCTGGCCCCGGATCTCTCGCATCAGCCGCCCACCCGGCTCATCCTGGCCGAGCACGACCTGCTCCGGGACGAGGCCCTGGCCCTGGCGCGGCGCCTCCGGGAGGCCGGTGCGCCCTGCGAGGCCACGGTCCAGCCCGGCATGATCCACGGATTTTTCGGCATGCACGGGATCGGCCCGAAGGAGAACGGCCTGGCCGAGGCCGCCTCGTTCCTGCGCCGGGTCCTTTCCGGGGAGAATCCATGA
- a CDS encoding GNAT family N-acetyltransferase: MTDIRIEPFAPEHQDGVVDVILTIQRQEFGLPITLADQPDLLDIPGVYRRDKGNFWVALADGEVAGTLALLDIGGNQGALRKMFVRADRRGPVPGLAARLLAALLDWGRGNGFREIFLGTTSRYLAAHRFYEKNGFARLPREALPPAFPIMRVDTIFYRLGLGG, encoded by the coding sequence ATGACGGACATCCGCATCGAACCCTTCGCCCCGGAGCACCAGGACGGGGTGGTGGACGTGATCCTGACCATCCAGCGCCAGGAGTTCGGCCTGCCCATCACCCTGGCGGACCAGCCGGACCTGCTGGACATCCCGGGCGTCTACCGGCGGGACAAGGGCAACTTCTGGGTCGCCCTGGCCGACGGCGAGGTGGCCGGAACCCTGGCCCTGCTGGACATCGGCGGCAACCAGGGGGCCCTGCGCAAGATGTTCGTGCGCGCGGACCGGCGCGGGCCCGTGCCGGGGCTGGCGGCGCGGCTTCTGGCCGCGCTTCTGGACTGGGGCCGGGGCAACGGCTTCCGGGAAATCTTCCTCGGCACCACCTCCAGGTACCTGGCCGCCCACCGCTTCTACGAGAAGAACGGCTTCGCCCGCCTCCCCCGCGAGGCCCTGCCGCCCGCGTTCCCGATCATGCGGGTGGACACGATCTTCTACCGCCTGGGCCTGGGGGGCTGA
- a CDS encoding MFS transporter produces the protein MDGLRPGASGASEGPCARRVLDNRRMFLFLLALTVGSGLGMQGWNALFSNFAVEAAGLDGLEIGLAHSVREIPGFLALLVIYVLLFVSERRLAALSVLTLGLGVAATGLLPSFWGVMLTTLVMSFGFHYYETVNQSLTLQYFSLSEAPVVLGRLRSAVSLTNIGVGVLVWFCARTLGYPGMFGLIGGLVACIGFWALFQDPTDADAPRQHRRMVLRRRYWLFYTLTFLGGARRQILLAFATYLLVRRFGFDVSRIAALFILNNAINAVLNRQIGTFINRFGERAVLRAQYAVVLLVFLTYAFCDTAWIVTVVYVLDQLVLNFAVCVNTAFQKMADPRDIAPSMAVGFTMNHVAAVVIPVFGGLLWLRDYRLVFLGGAILSAVSLAVTWLMPGPGAGEKMGQVKNSS, from the coding sequence ATGGACGGACTCCGTCCCGGGGCCTCGGGCGCTTCCGAGGGCCCCTGCGCGCGCCGCGTCCTGGACAACCGGCGCATGTTCCTCTTCCTCCTGGCCCTGACCGTGGGCTCGGGCCTGGGCATGCAGGGCTGGAACGCCCTGTTCAGCAACTTCGCCGTGGAGGCGGCCGGGCTGGACGGCCTGGAGATCGGCCTGGCCCATTCCGTGCGCGAGATTCCCGGCTTCCTGGCCCTGCTGGTGATCTACGTCCTGCTGTTCGTCTCCGAGCGGCGGCTGGCGGCCCTGTCCGTGCTCACCCTGGGCCTGGGGGTGGCCGCCACCGGGCTTTTGCCGAGCTTCTGGGGCGTCATGCTGACCACCCTGGTGATGTCCTTCGGCTTCCACTACTACGAAACCGTCAACCAGTCCCTGACCCTGCAGTACTTCAGCCTGTCCGAGGCCCCGGTGGTCCTGGGGCGGCTGCGCTCGGCCGTGTCCCTGACCAACATCGGCGTGGGCGTGCTCGTCTGGTTCTGCGCCCGGACCCTCGGCTACCCCGGCATGTTCGGGCTCATCGGCGGACTGGTGGCCTGCATCGGATTCTGGGCCCTGTTCCAGGATCCCACGGATGCCGACGCCCCGCGCCAGCACCGCCGGATGGTCCTGCGGCGGCGCTACTGGCTGTTCTACACCCTGACCTTCCTGGGCGGGGCCCGGCGGCAGATCCTCCTGGCCTTCGCCACCTATCTCCTGGTGCGCAGATTCGGCTTCGACGTGAGCCGGATCGCCGCCCTGTTCATCCTGAACAACGCCATCAACGCCGTGCTCAATCGCCAGATCGGCACGTTCATCAACCGCTTCGGCGAGCGGGCCGTGCTCCGGGCGCAGTACGCCGTGGTCCTCCTCGTCTTCCTGACCTACGCCTTCTGCGACACCGCCTGGATCGTCACCGTGGTCTACGTCCTGGACCAGCTCGTGCTCAACTTCGCGGTCTGCGTGAACACCGCCTTCCAGAAGATGGCCGATCCCCGGGACATCGCTCCGTCCATGGCCGTGGGCTTCACCATGAACCACGTCGCCGCCGTGGTCATCCCGGTCTTCGGCGGTCTGCTCTGGCTCCGGGACTACCGCCTGGTCTTCCTGGGCGGGGCGATCCTGAGCGCGGTGTCCCTGGCGGTCACCTGGCTCATGCCCGGACCGGGGGCGGGAGAAAAAATGGGGCAGGTGAAAAATAGTTCTTGA
- a CDS encoding RNA-binding protein codes for MKSIYVGNLPFSATEDQTRDMFAAYGEVTSVKFIMDRETGRFRGFGFVEMDDAGAAEAVRALNGSDFGGRTLKVNEAKPREERGPRW; via the coding sequence ATGAAGTCCATTTACGTTGGCAACCTGCCCTTTTCCGCCACCGAGGATCAGACCCGTGACATGTTCGCCGCTTACGGCGAGGTCACTTCCGTGAAGTTCATCATGGATCGCGAGACCGGCCGCTTCCGCGGTTTCGGCTTCGTGGAGATGGACGACGCGGGCGCCGCCGAGGCCGTCCGCGCCCTGAACGGTTCCGATTTCGGCGGCCGCACGCTCAAGGTCAACGAGGCCAAGCCTCGTGAAGAGCGCGGTCCTCGCTGGTAG
- a CDS encoding lysylphosphatidylglycerol synthase transmembrane domain-containing protein, which yields MNPSPAASLPRRLLSLTLRLCLAGACLIYALWDLDLQRAAETLAAFRGLPLFLSLLLGLYLSLIQGVRFRAITGPRATLTQATLACVLGNGLNNIFPARLGELGKALYLKRHTSIPMRESLGFIFWERFADLNMILALAALASLVSGKRFVWLPLALTLAGIWLSVAAVLLLPAARGLLPRLVPFPSLRRVCADMLDHFVKISTPRFLLLLVLLSALTWVSFTATFIFNTNTVMGLNAGLDALLVIYAATSLSFLIPSSPGGLGLFEAAMVFSFAWFGLGREQALVAALLLRLTQNMPTVIVTVLLLGKEHLGPRALKEAFQAFRSAPDSENPAN from the coding sequence ATGAATCCGTCCCCGGCAGCGTCCCTGCCCCGGCGGCTGCTGTCGCTCACGCTCCGGCTCTGCCTGGCCGGAGCGTGTCTCATCTACGCACTGTGGGATCTGGACCTCCAGCGCGCGGCCGAAACCCTGGCGGCGTTCCGAGGTCTGCCCTTGTTCCTGTCCCTGCTCCTCGGCCTGTACCTCTCCCTGATCCAGGGAGTCCGCTTCCGGGCCATCACCGGTCCCAGGGCCACGCTCACCCAGGCCACCCTGGCCTGCGTCCTCGGCAACGGCCTGAACAACATCTTCCCGGCCCGGCTCGGCGAGCTGGGCAAGGCCCTCTACCTCAAGCGGCACACCTCCATCCCCATGAGGGAAAGCCTCGGCTTCATCTTCTGGGAGCGCTTCGCGGACCTGAACATGATCCTGGCCCTGGCCGCCCTGGCCAGTCTCGTCTCGGGCAAGCGCTTCGTCTGGCTCCCCCTGGCCCTGACCCTTGCCGGGATATGGCTCTCGGTGGCCGCCGTCCTGCTGCTCCCGGCCGCGCGCGGGCTGCTGCCGCGCCTCGTGCCGTTCCCGTCCCTGCGGCGGGTCTGCGCGGACATGCTCGACCACTTCGTGAAGATATCCACCCCGCGCTTCCTGCTCCTGCTGGTGCTCCTCTCCGCCCTCACCTGGGTTTCGTTCACGGCCACGTTCATCTTCAACACGAACACGGTCATGGGCCTGAACGCGGGCCTGGACGCCCTGCTCGTCATCTATGCCGCCACCTCGCTGAGTTTCCTCATCCCCTCCTCTCCGGGAGGGCTGGGGCTCTTCGAGGCCGCGATGGTCTTTTCCTTCGCCTGGTTCGGGCTGGGCCGGGAGCAGGCGCTCGTGGCCGCCCTGCTCCTCCGCTTGACCCAGAACATGCCGACCGTGATCGTCACGGTCCTGCTCCTGGGCAAGGAGCATCTCGGCCCCAGGGCCCTGAAGGAAGCCTTCCAGGCCTTCCGTTCCGCCCCGGACAGCGAAAACCCGGCGAACTGA
- a CDS encoding glycosyltransferase family 39 protein, giving the protein MKSATTMNQRQTGLSRPLLLLILFAASVAVRIITAEYVDIGGDNSTRWVEVHRVLDGLGYSAWTHQTMRWTISVPVWVLMKLFGTNPMLYYVLPILTASLGTVFVCLIGEELHSRRLGIAAAVLTILFPQMAQTGSQLWPSVFIFALLAVTIWLILVWLRRGSPALLVLAGAAFVLAWGARETAIYFFPGLLLLIWLPSRSFRGVLTFCLASGFFFGCEWLYFWLDTGSILGRLGVAKHAMDERGALLTLPFKDYILNILDYSKLRGLLAVLFLSLFACAAELRSTDQRRRALSIMYLIFMFLMTYMVSSISRLQIVHPIGSRYWCSVAPFGLISLLLWLSSLKSGKPRAARVCTVLLFGAFAVFTLLKIPPTNSIAQIGRDAEILTPLLAEKRPFVLRYLAWQPNAVEQVFISLFTGEKQKIRKPTQVHIAMLRGLGRVSAMFVADTRIYDDISNATMTPLDEAVYLMTPVGAPPGSTPGAEVIFDRRLCRVEPLASPAAP; this is encoded by the coding sequence ATGAAATCCGCCACGACGATGAACCAACGCCAAACCGGGCTCAGCCGCCCGCTTCTGCTCCTGATCCTGTTCGCCGCGAGTGTCGCGGTGCGGATCATCACGGCCGAATACGTAGACATCGGGGGCGACAACTCCACCCGCTGGGTCGAAGTCCACCGCGTCCTGGACGGCCTCGGCTACTCGGCCTGGACCCACCAGACCATGCGCTGGACCATCTCGGTCCCCGTGTGGGTTCTGATGAAGCTGTTCGGCACGAATCCGATGCTCTACTACGTGCTGCCGATCCTGACCGCATCCCTGGGAACGGTGTTCGTCTGCCTCATCGGCGAGGAGCTTCACAGCCGTCGTCTGGGCATCGCGGCCGCCGTCCTGACCATTCTCTTTCCCCAGATGGCCCAGACCGGCAGCCAGCTCTGGCCCAGCGTCTTCATCTTCGCCCTCCTGGCCGTCACCATCTGGCTCATCCTCGTGTGGCTGCGGCGCGGTTCGCCCGCGCTGCTCGTCCTGGCGGGCGCGGCCTTCGTCCTGGCCTGGGGCGCGAGAGAGACGGCGATCTACTTCTTCCCCGGCCTGCTCCTGCTCATCTGGCTGCCCTCGCGCAGCTTCAGGGGCGTGCTCACCTTCTGCCTCGCCTCCGGCTTCTTCTTCGGCTGCGAATGGCTCTATTTCTGGCTGGACACCGGATCGATCCTGGGTCGGCTGGGAGTGGCCAAGCACGCCATGGACGAACGGGGAGCCCTCCTGACGCTTCCGTTCAAGGACTACATCCTGAACATCCTGGACTACTCCAAGCTGCGCGGGCTCCTGGCGGTCCTGTTCCTGAGCCTGTTCGCCTGCGCGGCCGAGCTGCGCTCCACGGACCAGCGCCGCCGCGCCCTGTCCATCATGTACCTGATCTTCATGTTCCTCATGACCTACATGGTGTCCAGCATCTCCAGACTCCAGATCGTGCATCCCATCGGGTCCCGCTACTGGTGCTCCGTGGCGCCCTTCGGCCTGATATCCCTGCTCCTCTGGCTCAGCTCGCTGAAGAGCGGCAAGCCCCGCGCGGCAAGGGTATGCACCGTGCTGCTGTTCGGGGCCTTCGCGGTCTTCACCCTGCTGAAAATCCCGCCGACCAACTCCATCGCGCAGATCGGCAGGGACGCCGAAATCCTCACCCCGCTCCTGGCCGAGAAGCGTCCCTTCGTCCTGCGCTACCTGGCCTGGCAGCCGAACGCCGTGGAGCAGGTGTTCATCAGCCTGTTCACCGGGGAGAAGCAGAAAATCCGCAAGCCCACCCAGGTCCACATCGCGATGCTTCGGGGCCTGGGCCGCGTGTCGGCCATGTTCGTGGCGGACACGCGCATCTATGACGACATCTCGAACGCGACCATGACGCCCCTGGACGAGGCGGTCTACCTGATGACCCCGGTCGGCGCGCCGCCCGGCTCCACGCCTGGGGCCGAAGTGATCTTCGACCGCAGGCTGTGCCGGGTCGAACCCCTGGCCTCCCCCGCGGCCCCATGA